The genomic region CTGTAATCCAGCACGCTCTATTTCACCATCTCACATTATGGCCTCTGAGTTCTCTGGTCTGCTCCAGGGGCCACGGAGAGATGAAGCTCTAATTCCTACCAGGGGCCACGGAGAGATCAAGCTCTAATTCCTACCAGGGGCCTCTGCTTTGAGCTGCAACATAAAGGCACGCCTAAGAGTGGCTCCTTAGATGGTCATCGGAGTGATTTAGAGGAGGCGGCTTCTTGGGAATGTTCCCACTGAACAACATCAGGCTCCAATTTGGCCTTTATAAAGGAGCATAATtcacccaccaccccacccgTCTGGATGCCACTGGAAGACTCCACTTACTCAGCTACAGACTAGAATGTTCCGTAAAAAAGATGGAGGGAGCAAtagacacaggcagagagatgcTTCATGTTTCCCTGGGCTCTGAGACCTGGTCCCAGGGCTGTATACTGCCACTTAGGTGATCAAGCAGGCCTGGCCTGTAGAGATCAGTATGCACTAATAATCACCATTAATCAGCTCTtcagtttatctgtgtgtgtcagccagccATTTTTTTCTGTGCCGTGTGTCGGCTATGTGCTGTAGTGCGCTGTGCATATTTCTGCCCTCGCGAAGCTGGAAAGGATCTCCATCTGCATCGTGTGGTGTGTAAACACGGTTGTCAAGCGGTCTCAGCAAACAGAAGTTGAACAGCAGATGTAGAATTCTTCAGCACGGATTTATTGCATAATTTAAACAGCAATAGAGATGGACTCCGGAGGCGATCTGACAAATATTACTTGCGCCACCGTATTTAAAAGTGTATCTACCACTCCCACAACTGCCCTAGTTGGCTGACCCCTTTGACCAATgacacctctgacctctcatcTGACCTTACCCATTCAGAAGGCTTAAACTGTACCTAATGGCCAACCCCTTATTCTCCCATGGGCCAAATAAGTCCATCCCATTACTTCAAATAATAACATTCATTCTCTGTCTTTAACCCTAGATTTAAACTAACTCACCTAATACCACATAAAGTTACTTATTCACATACTAGCATTCCTACAATCGCTGACAGCTAAATTGTTCCCTTATCAGCCACCTCTCGTTTCCCAAACATGAGGCCAATTATCAAGAAGCTATTTTCGCTGGAATAGAGCTATCAGCGACTGAAACAGTCGTCTTTAGAAGATTACCTCAAAGAAAAGGTAGCTAATTAAATTGCCTCAACCAACCAAACCAAAGTTATAACGTCGGATTTGGTGATTCAAAGAGATACATAGACCATTTCGTGAATAAATGACATCAAAGAGTGTTTTCGTGCAAATGTGGCTAATTTGGCTGATGGCTTGAGCATTTCCTTGTTTTACATAAGTCGTTCCTTAATCTCCCGATCTCGAGTGACCATGGATGGAAGAGAGTCCAACATTACTGCGAACTCTTCCtggttctccctctccctcctcccgcTCTATCCCCGGACAGCTGGACAGGGGCGCATTCCCCCCGCGGCCGGCCGGCAGACAGATCCCTATCACCTGCATCTACAAGCGACGGTCCGTCAGGCGAAGGACAGTTTACTGAAAGGTTATATACACTAGAGTACAACTTGCCCTCCACATTCCAAAAGCGGCAACAGTGGAAGACAGTACATAGTAGAAGCCCAGAAAGCGGGAGAGTTAGTTCACGCATGGACATCGTTGGagagttgtttttttatgtaatgaCGCGAAGTTCCAGCGCCTGAAGGTTTCCACTCCAGGTATTCATGCATTTCCTTCTCATAATTACTCTTTCCTTGATCAGTGTCGCGAGCGTTGTACCGTTCCACAGAACACGAAAGTGTCTTAATCTCTTGACCAGGGGGGAATGAACAAACGTTTGTTAAAGTCTTAGTTTTTGTATTTTAGTGAAAGCTAATACTAGCAAAAGTGTTTTCTTCAGTGAATTTTTTTTCagccccttcacacacacatacacgcattcATTCAGGCATTTGTATCTGTTtttctgggttttttttctgttatagCTGTGTTTTATTTGCAATAGCTGTGTTTTATTAGCAAAAGCTGTCTTAAATGACAATACAGAAATGTTATTTAGTTGTCTCAATTAACTATTTCTAACATATGTACCTCTTTTAGTTAGTATGTACCTCTTTTGTctattttataaatataaatgttgcCAATcttagtgtgttttttgtgtgatctaataataatactataaCGGCTTAATTTACAAATATAAATTTTGCCAAGACATGCTGTCATGTGGAATACAGTGAGAAATGACACGTAGCGCACTTGACTGATGTTGACCAGCATCATCTCAGACAACAGAGAAGGATATGGTCAGTCATTATGATTCAATTTGATAAGGTGACCTCAGCCTCTCAGCCCTGGGTTCTCTTCCCGTAAAAGGCTCCATTGGTGGGCATTAGACTCATCCTTTGGCCCCGGCTCTCTCGTGTCTGGGGTGTTACGGGCCAGTTGCGCATGGGGTTAGCCTATAATGCCCCCAAATGCATTAGTGCCGCAAGCCTGTCCCCAGTCAAGGTAAAGTGGTCCTTAATAGCTCTCAGTGGTCCAGGCCCAGCATCCGCCATCATGCTGGTTTTTGGAGGAAGAAGCGCCAggaagtctgtgttttttttttgtaaaatgtagACTTTGCCTTCTCCTGTCTCTGCCCACTAATGCTCTTTGCTTTCTGTATTTCATATCTTGTGTCATGATTGTTCCTGGTGggttatgtgtgagtttgtcccgaggtactgtatgtgtttgtgttgagtggTGATTGGTAATTGGTGATTGTTCAGCAGTAGGACTGAGGCCTGAAATATGATCACTGATTACTGAATTCAGATGTATTGATTACTCCTGATCCATGATGTAGCCAgggaagcacaacacacacacctggtggtttcagtgcctgtgtgtgtgtgtgtgtgtgtgtgtgtgtgtgtgtgtgtgtgtgtgtgtgtgtgtgtgtgtgtgtgtgtgtgtgccatatccTATGTGCGTCTTTCTGATTCTGTGATTCCGCTCGCTGCAGCAGGATGAATGGGATACATGACACTTTCAGAACAGAGTGTGACTGTCTGCGATTCTGTGTGATCGCGGGATGAGAGGAATACAGGAAGAACTACCTACAGCACCAAACAAGCCTCATTCCCCTGTgtagacagtgagacagacccTCAGTCCCCTGTGTAGACagtgagacaggaagacagtgagacagacccTCAGTCCCCTGTGTagacagtgagacagggagacagtgagacagacccTCATTCCTCTGTGTAGTCAGGGCCTGACagtcatgtacttatgtaatgtgtatagtgtataaGGAATGGCAGCTATAATATACACTGAAGGGCCGCTATAATATACACTGATTAACACCAGTTGTCTGGGCAAAGACATACTGTTTTAGAGAACATGGCTGCTTCTGGGGAGATGATGGCGGACAGATGAACCCACACTactgagacagagaagagggaagaaaggaaTAATCCACCAAGATGCTGTGTGGCTATAGACAGTCATTGCCTGTGGTGGTAATAGGCCATTATAAAGCTGTGTGGCTTTTGAGTTTTAAAGCCCCTTTCTGACTGATGGGAAGTGTTACGCAACACTTTTTGTTTCACTCACGAGATTCACGAGATctgtgtcacttcctgtttatgCTCAGTGCTGTTGCTTTGCTGGTTATTTCCAGGAAACCAGCTTTGAAGACCATATTCTTGATAAGGTTCCCCCTGTCTGATCTTATAtggagatgatgtgtgtgtgataggggtGTTAGAGAAGGTTATGTCAGCTGTAGTGTGATtggtgtgtttgacagagcTTTACGGTAGCTGTGCCATGATTGGTGAGTTTGAGAGAGTCTTACGGTAGCTGTGCCATGATTGGAGAGTTTGAGAGAGTCCTACGGTAGCTGTGCCATGATTGGAGAGTTTGAGAGAGTCCTACGGTAGCTGTGCCATGATTGGAGAGTTTGAGAGTCTTACGGTAGCTGTGCCATGATaagagagtttgagagagtCCTACAGTAGCTGTGCCATGATTGGAGAGTTTGAGAGATACAGTAGTTGATAAGGTTCCTTCTGTGATCTTATATGGAAGTGATGCGTGAGTGTTAGAGAGAGGTTAAGTGATCAATCAGACTAATCTGGGGTCTTATGTGGAGATGATCATTGACGTTTTGGTAGCTGTTCCAGGATTGGTGAGCTTCACGTAGAGGTGAAGTAGCTGATACGGGTCTTCTTTGAGGTTGTCTTTGATGTAGCTGGTTCCTGAGAGGGTTATGATAGATGTTCCAGGATCATTGGCTTTTAGAGAGGGCTGTGATCATTGATCAGTTTCCTCTCTGATCTCATGTGGAGATTATGTGTGAGTTTCGAGACATACAGATGACATGTGAGTCTCTGACAGATGTGTAGATACGCTCTGCTCTGTGAGCATATATGATGATGGTCAGATATTTCACAGGGGGGTTACAGTAGCTGAATAGTGTTATAGTGCTTCATAGTGGTGTTATATGGAGATGATATGAGGGTTGTAGAGGGTCGGGTACAGTAGCTGAATGGTGTTATAGTGCTTCATTAGGGTGTCATGGAGATGATATGAGGGTGGTAGAGGGTCGGGTACAGTAGCTGAATGGTGTTATAGTGCTTCATTAGGCTGTCATATGGAGATGAAATCAGGGTTGTAGAGGGTCGGCTACAGTAGCTGAATAGTGTTGTAGTGCTTCATAAGGGTGTCATATGGAGATGAAATAAGGGTTGTAGGGGGTCGGGTACAGTAGCTGTGGGATGTGTTATTATGTTAGAGTCAGACGCTGGGGTGGTCTCACATGAAGAAAAGCAGGCACAATATGCCCATGTGTGTGGATCACACACATCTTTAGAGAAGACAGTGCTGCAGTGTATTGTAAGCAGTAAATGTAATGAATGTCTCGGCTTTAGAGACTCGGAGAGCGCACTGTCCTCTCACCTTAAGCTCACAGAcccactctcctctcacctaaagCTCTCAGATCCACCTCTCATCATGTTTGCCTGCCTTTGCCTGGCAGTGAGGAGCTGCCTCTAAAAGCATTCCATCCGCAGCTTCGTCAAACTTGGAATAATAAACAGCTTTGGTTTGTGTGATGAGAGCaaatatccgtgtgtgtgtgtgtgtgtgtgtgtgtgtgtgagtgtgtgtgaatgtgtgagggtgagtgtgtgtgtgtgagtgtgagtgtgtgtgtattatgcctGAGTGACGAGAGCAAATATTTACATGAAAAATTGATTGGGCTGAAAACAATTTACGGGACATCTCGTGTTGTTTAGATGAAATATGTGTCATTGCCGTACAACATTTTTCCCTTAAACATCTGgatctgcctgcctgtgtgtatgtgtgtgtgtctttgtgcgtgtgtgtgtgtgtgtgtctttgtatgtgtgttttttgcaggAGGTTGCCGTGACTAGTCCGCCGTCCTCAGGATGAATTAACCTCTGAGCTGTTCTCACCAGCTTCTGAAAACACCAGCCCTTAACCCTTAACCCTTAACCAACCATGCAGCGAGCTGTGATTGACAGCAACAGAacctcccctttcccctctccgCCGACCAATGAGACGCCCGCGCTCTGCTTCTCCATCAACAGCCCTCCCTTCAACTACACCCCCACCATCGCGTCGGCGTACTTCTCGGCGGTGTTCAGCGGCCTGGGCCTGAGCTCCAACCTGTTTGCGCTGGTGGTGCTGCTGAAGGCGTTCCAGCGCACGCGCTCCCGCTCTCGCTCCTCCTTCCTGGTCTTCCTCTGCGGCCTCGTCTTCACCGACTTCATGGGCCTGCTGGTCACCGGCTCCATCGTGGTCTCCTTCCACATCACGCACTTCAACTGGCGCCTGCTGGACCCGCACTGCCACTTCTGCAACTTCTTTGGCATGTCCATGGTGTTCTACGGCCTGTGCCCGCTGCTGCTGGGCACCGCCATGGCCGTGGAACGCTTCATGGGCATCAACAAGCCCTTTTCGCGCTCGGGCAACATGTCCAAGGCGCGCGCGTGCTACATGGTGGCGCTGGTGTGGCTGTTTGCGGGGTGCGTGGGGCTGCTACCGCTGGTGGGCCTGGGCAGCTACCACCTGCAGATCCCCGGCTCCTGGTGCTTCCTGAACATCGGCCCGGCGCCGCGCGACCTCGGCTTCGGCCTCGTGTTCTCATTGGTCGGGCTGCTGTCGCTGGCCGCCTCCTTCCTGCTCAACACGGTCAGCGTGGTCACCCTGGTGCGCGTGTGCTGCAGACAGGACGGCGCCCAGCGGCGCCGCGACTATGAGGTGGAGATGATGGTGCAGCTCATCTTCATCATGCTCATCGCCTCCGTCTGCTGGTGCCCCCTACTGgtgagtgcacacactgcaGGTAGTGTGAAGGGGCGCCGTGCTGTGATATAGTGGAGAGGGTCTAAGTGtgatacacacacgtacgcacacacacacgcacacgcacacacacatgcacacacacacacatacacacacatacacacacacaaatgcacacacacgcacactcacacacacatacacacacacgcgcacacacacacacacacacacacacacacacacacacacacacacacatacacacatacacagaagcacacacaaattCCCTTCTCAATACATGGAGTTACGAG from Clupea harengus chromosome 10, Ch_v2.0.2, whole genome shotgun sequence harbors:
- the tbxa2r gene encoding thromboxane A2 receptor, with translation MQRAVIDSNRTSPFPSPPTNETPALCFSINSPPFNYTPTIASAYFSAVFSGLGLSSNLFALVVLLKAFQRTRSRSRSSFLVFLCGLVFTDFMGLLVTGSIVVSFHITHFNWRLLDPHCHFCNFFGMSMVFYGLCPLLLGTAMAVERFMGINKPFSRSGNMSKARACYMVALVWLFAGCVGLLPLVGLGSYHLQIPGSWCFLNIGPAPRDLGFGLVFSLVGLLSLAASFLLNTVSVVTLVRVCCRQDGAQRRRDYEVEMMVQLIFIMLIASVCWCPLLVFIAETVLRGEPLRVRYLLLWLRFATWNQILDPWVYILFRRSVLKRIYPRMDWSRGSILTLYTSVRKLTRASLGGGGLTPGAEAGGAETPAAES